The genomic DNA CTCGCGTTCTCGACATCCGCCAAGTATTCTGCAACACTTGAACCCGCTCCCAGCGGGACTGCTACCGCATCCATTTAAAGTGACTCACCTCCCGTCCGACCGGCAAGAATGCCTGTTGCACGTTTGAAAAACCCTCGAAAGAATCGAATGAGCGAAACCGAAGTTGCGCCGCCGGCCGAATTTGGAAACCCTGTCGACAAAGTCCACACCGACCGCGAATTTCTGAAACAGGCTGCTGCTGAAGGCCGCCTGCTGTCGGCGTTCGTTCGACTCTCCGGCCCCGGTTGGTTGCAGAGTGCGATCACGTTGGGCGGTGGTTCGCTGGCCGGAGCGCTCTTCTTGGGCGTGCTGGGCGGAACCAGCATGATCTGGCTGCAATTGATGGCGATCACGATGGGTGTGATCATGCTTTCGGCGATCAGCTACGTCACGCTGTCGACCGGACGCCGCCCGTTTGAAGCGATCAACACCGAGATCAACCCGGCGCTCGGTTGGGGTTGGTTGATCGCGACGATGATGGCCAACATGATCTGGTGTATGCCTCAGTTCAGCCTCTGCTACGACGCGTTGGATAAGAACCTGATGCCGCTGGCAGGCCAGTCGTTGGGGGAAGACATGGGAGCGAAGCGAACCGTTTCGTTGATCCTTTTATTCGCCGCCGGATTTGTCGTGTTGCTGAACACGCGGCGCGGTGCCGCCGCAAAACTGTTCGACATCACGCTCAAAGCTCTCGTTGGAATGGTCGTTATCTGTTTCTTTGGCGTCGCGATTCTGTTGGGCGTCAAAGGGGAACTCGATTTCGGTGCGATCTTTTCCGGCCTGATTCCCAACTTGAACCAATGGACCCAACCGACAGGCGATCTGGCGGCGATGGTCGCCAGTCTTTCGGAGCAAGGCCAGTCGTTCTGGACCAACCGTTTGGTCACCGAACAACGAGCGGTGATGATCGCCGCGGCAGCGACCGCGGTTGGCATCAACATGACCTTTCTGTTGCCTTATTCGATGCTCGCTCGCGGCTGGGACAAACCGTTCCGCGGCCTGGCTCGCTTCGACTTGGCAACCGGCATGGCGATCCCCTACGTCTTGGTGACCAGCTGCGTAGTGATCGCTGCGGCGTCGACGTTCCACGGCAAGATCGACGACCAATTGGCCAGCAACGATCTATCGGTGATGCAGCAGAGCCCGATGTTCGACGCGGTCAAGGATTCTTTGATGGCCCGCGTCGAGCTACAGTTGGGTGACGAAGAAGCTGAAACGGGATCTGAAACCGAAGCCGAAGCCGAGAAACTGGAAGCCAAGAAACTGGCGATGATCGCCAATTTGGATGTTACCGAAAAGAAGCTCGCCGCGACGCTCGTCAAACGCGACGCATTCCAATTGGCCGACACGCTGGCACCGCTGTTGGGCGTTTCGCTCGCCAAGCTGGTCTTCGGTTTGGGCGTCTTCGGGATGGGATTCTCGACGATCATCATTTTGATGCTGATCAACGGATACGCCTTCCGCGAAATGTTCAATCAGCCCGACGGAACGTTCCCGTTTGTCCTGGGTGTCGTCTTGGCGGGACTGTTCGGTTTCTCGTGGATGTACTTCTGGGATAGTCCAGCGAAGTTCTGGTTGGCGATTTTCACATCTAGCTTCGGCTCGATGTTACTTCCGATCGCTTACATCACATTTTTCTTGATGATGAACAGCCGCCGGATCTTGGGAGACGAAAAGCCGACCGGCGGACGGATGTTGCTGTGGAATGTGTTGATGATCTTCTCGGTCTTGGGAGCCCTGGCGGCTGCCGGAACCGCGATCTACGACAAAGTGACCGACAAATCGAATCCAGTTGCGGGACAAGCCATCTTGGGCCTGTTGGTCGTATACTTAATTTTGATTGCGATTGGTTTCTTTGTGCGTAAGAGCAAGCCGACTAGCCCAGGAATGGAATGAGCGAGAACTCAGAGTCTGCAAACAATGCTCCCGAATCGGGAGCCGAGCTCGGCTTTGAGTACGCGGCCGCCAAGGTCCGCACGTTCCCACAAACTCCCGGCGTCTATCTGATGAAAGATGCCGCCGGGCGGGTGATCTATATCGGCAAGGCGAAAAATCTCCGCAGCCGCGCCGGCAGCTACTTTCTGAAAGCGGCGGCCGAGGAGCAGCGGACGGCCGACTGGATCGGCGAGATCGCCGACATCGACTTCATGGACTGCGATTCCGAAGTCGACGCGCTGCTGATGGAATCGCGGCTGATCAAAGACATCCAGCCCAAGAACAACAAAGACCTTAAAGACGACAAGACCTTCCCGTATCTAATGATCACGACGCGGGAGGAGTTTCCGCGGATCGAGGTCACGCGGGAACCGCGCGATCGCGGCGTCAAGCTGTACGGTCCCTTCCCCAGCGCCGGAGCGCTTCGCGGTGCGATCCAAGTGCTGCAGCGGATCTTTCGCTTCCGCACCTGTTCGCTGGACATCAACGAAGGGGACGAGCGTTGGAAGTGGTTCCGCCCCTGTCTGTTGGCCAGCATCGATCAATGCACGGCCCCCTGCAATCTACGGATTAGCAAGGAGGATTACCGCCAGGACATCCGTCGTTTGCAAACCTTCCTCGACGGCGGCAGCAAGAAACTGCTGAACGAATTGCGCGGCGAGATGATGGAAGCGAGCAAGGCGTTGCAGTTTGAAAAG from Rosistilla oblonga includes the following:
- a CDS encoding divalent metal cation transporter, encoding MSETEVAPPAEFGNPVDKVHTDREFLKQAAAEGRLLSAFVRLSGPGWLQSAITLGGGSLAGALFLGVLGGTSMIWLQLMAITMGVIMLSAISYVTLSTGRRPFEAINTEINPALGWGWLIATMMANMIWCMPQFSLCYDALDKNLMPLAGQSLGEDMGAKRTVSLILLFAAGFVVLLNTRRGAAAKLFDITLKALVGMVVICFFGVAILLGVKGELDFGAIFSGLIPNLNQWTQPTGDLAAMVASLSEQGQSFWTNRLVTEQRAVMIAAAATAVGINMTFLLPYSMLARGWDKPFRGLARFDLATGMAIPYVLVTSCVVIAAASTFHGKIDDQLASNDLSVMQQSPMFDAVKDSLMARVELQLGDEEAETGSETEAEAEKLEAKKLAMIANLDVTEKKLAATLVKRDAFQLADTLAPLLGVSLAKLVFGLGVFGMGFSTIIILMLINGYAFREMFNQPDGTFPFVLGVVLAGLFGFSWMYFWDSPAKFWLAIFTSSFGSMLLPIAYITFFLMMNSRRILGDEKPTGGRMLLWNVLMIFSVLGALAAAGTAIYDKVTDKSNPVAGQAILGLLVVYLILIAIGFFVRKSKPTSPGME
- a CDS encoding excinuclease ABC subunit UvrC, yielding MSENSESANNAPESGAELGFEYAAAKVRTFPQTPGVYLMKDAAGRVIYIGKAKNLRSRAGSYFLKAAAEEQRTADWIGEIADIDFMDCDSEVDALLMESRLIKDIQPKNNKDLKDDKTFPYLMITTREEFPRIEVTREPRDRGVKLYGPFPSAGALRGAIQVLQRIFRFRTCSLDINEGDERWKWFRPCLLASIDQCTAPCNLRISKEDYRQDIRRLQTFLDGGSKKLLNELRGEMMEASKALQFEKAAKLRDEIRMLEKLDERGDLETHAQPEVFYVDPKKGLTGLRKVLSLKETPRVIEGVDIAHLSGGETVASLVQFIDGLPFKPGYRRFRIKDVKGIDDFRSIYEVVSRRFRSLSDNQEKFPDILLIDGGKGQLNSAMAAFRDQEITPPTVISLAKRDEEIFVPGESEPIRLSRNAFALRLLQYVRDESHRFAQHYHHILRSKSTLDR